A section of the Callospermophilus lateralis isolate mCalLat2 chromosome 14, mCalLat2.hap1, whole genome shotgun sequence genome encodes:
- the Fabp1 gene encoding fatty acid-binding protein, liver, producing the protein MNFSGKYQLQSQENFEPFMKAIGLPDDLIQKGKDLKGVSEVVQNGKHFKLTITTGSKVIQNEFTLGEECELETMTGEKIKTVVNMEGDNKLVTTIKNIKSVTELNGDIITSTMTVGDIVFKRISKRI; encoded by the exons ATGAACTTCTCCGGCAAGTACCAGCTGCAGAGCCAGGAGAACTTCGAGCCCTTCATGAAGGCAATTG GTCTGCCCGATGACCTCATCCAGAAGGGGAAGGACCTCAAGGGGGTGTCGGAGGTGGTGCAGAACGGGAAGCACTTCAAGCTCACCATCACCACCGGCTCCAAGGTGATCCAGAATGAGTTCACCCTGGGGGAGGAGTGCGAGCTGGAGACCATGACCGGGGAGAAGATCAAG ACAGTGGTCAACATGGAAGGTGACAACAAGCTGGTGACAACTATCAAAAACATCAAGTCTGTGACTGAACTCAACGGTGACATTATCACCAGT ACCATGACTGTGGGTGACATTGTCTTCAAGAGAATCAGCAAGAGAATCTAG
- the Smyd1 gene encoding histone-lysine N-methyltransferase SMYD1 isoform X1, which produces MTIGSMENVEVFNSEGKGRGLKATKEFWAADVIFAERAYAAVVFDSLVTVVCHTCFKRQEKLHRCGQCKFAHYCDRTCQKDAWLDHKKECSALKRHGKAPNENIRLAARIMWRVEREGSGLTEGCLVSVDDLQNHVEHFGEEEQKELRVDVDTFLQYWPPQSQTFSMQYISHIFGVINCNGFTLSDQRGLQAVGVGIFPNLGLVNHDCWPNCTVIFNNGSHEAVKSMFHTQMRIELRALGKISEGEELTVSYIDFLSVSEERRQQLKQQYYFDCTCEHCQKGLKDDLFLGVKEDPKPSQEAVKEMIQFSKDTLEKIHKARSEGLYHEVVRLCREALQKQEPVFADTNLYTLRLLSVVSEVLSYLQAFDEASHYARRMVDGYMKLYHPNNAQLGMAVMRAGLTNWHAGHIEVGHGMICKAYAILLVTHGPSHPITKDLEAMRVQTEMELRMFRQNEFMYHKMREAALNNQPMQVMAEPSAEPAPALFHKKA; this is translated from the exons CCTGGTGACTGTTGTGTGCCACACCTGCTTCAAGAGGCAGGAGAAGCTGCACCGCTGCGGGCAGTGTAAGTTCGCCCACTACTGCGACCGCACCTGCCAGAAGGATGCCTGGCTGGACCACAAGAAGGAGTGCTCTGCCCTTAAGAGACACGGGAAGGCGCCCAACGAGAACATCAG GTTGGCCGCACGCATCATGTGGCGGGTGGAGAGAGAGGGCAGCGGGCTCACCGAGGGCTGCTTGGTGTCGGTGGACGACCTGCAGAACCACGTGGAACACTTtggggaggaggagcagaaggagcTGCGGGTGGACGTGGACACGTTCCTGCAGTACTGGCCACCCCAGAGCCAAACTTTCAGCATGCAGTACATCTCCCACATCTTCGGAGTG ATCAACTGCAACGGGTTCACTCTCAGTGATCAGAGAGGCCTGCAGGCTGTGGGCGTGGGCATCTTCCCCAACCTGGGCCTGGTCAACCACGACTGCTGGCCCAACTGCACTGTCATATTCAACAACGGCAG CCATGAGGCAGTGAAGTCCATGTTTCACACCCAGATGAG GATTGAGCTGCGGGCCCTGGGCAAGATCTCGGAGGGAGAGGAGCTGACGGTGTCCTACATCGACTTCCTCAGTGTCAGCGAGGAGCGCAGGCAGCAGCTGAAGCAGCAGTACTACTTCGACTGCACCTGTGAGCACTGCCAGAAAGGGCTGAAGGACGACCTCTTCCTGGGAGTGAAGGAAGACCCCAAG CCCTCTCAGGAAGCTGTGAAGGAGATGATACAATTCTCCAAGGACACATTGGAAAAAATACACAAGGCTCGCTCCGAGGGTCTGTACCATGAG GTGGTGAGGCTGTGCCGAGAGGCTCTGCAGAAGCAGGAGCCAGTGTTCGCTGATACCAACCTCTACACGCTGCGGCTGCTGAGTGTCGTCTCTGAGGTCCTCTCCTACCTCCAGGCCTTCGACGAGGCCTCCCACTACGCCAGGCGGATGGTGGACGGCTACAT GAAGCTCTACCACCCCAATAATGCCCAACTGGGCATGGCCGTGATGCGGGCAGGCCTGACCAACTGGCACGCTGGTCACATCGAGGTGGGGCATGGGATGATCTGCAAAGCCTACGCCATCCTTCTGGTGACTCATGGGCCCTCCCACCCCATCACCAAGGACCTGGAG GCCATGCGGGTGCAGACGGAGATGGAGCTGCGCATGTTCCGCCAGAACGAGTTCATGTACCACAAGATGCGAGAAGCAGCTCTGAACAACCAGCCCATGCAGGTCATGGCCGAGCCCAGCGCGGAGCCAGCCCCGGCTCTGTTCCACAAGAAGGCCTGA
- the Smyd1 gene encoding histone-lysine N-methyltransferase SMYD1 isoform X2, giving the protein MTIGSMENVEVFNSEGKGRGLKATKEFWAADVIFAERAYAAVVFDSLVTVVCHTCFKRQEKLHRCGQCKFAHYCDRTCQKDAWLDHKKECSALKRHGKAPNENIRLAARIMWRVEREGSGLTEGCLVSVDDLQNHVEHFGEEEQKELRVDVDTFLQYWPPQSQTFSMQYISHIFGVINCNGFTLSDQRGLQAVGVGIFPNLGLVNHDCWPNCTVIFNNGRIELRALGKISEGEELTVSYIDFLSVSEERRQQLKQQYYFDCTCEHCQKGLKDDLFLGVKEDPKPSQEAVKEMIQFSKDTLEKIHKARSEGLYHEVVRLCREALQKQEPVFADTNLYTLRLLSVVSEVLSYLQAFDEASHYARRMVDGYMKLYHPNNAQLGMAVMRAGLTNWHAGHIEVGHGMICKAYAILLVTHGPSHPITKDLEAMRVQTEMELRMFRQNEFMYHKMREAALNNQPMQVMAEPSAEPAPALFHKKA; this is encoded by the exons CCTGGTGACTGTTGTGTGCCACACCTGCTTCAAGAGGCAGGAGAAGCTGCACCGCTGCGGGCAGTGTAAGTTCGCCCACTACTGCGACCGCACCTGCCAGAAGGATGCCTGGCTGGACCACAAGAAGGAGTGCTCTGCCCTTAAGAGACACGGGAAGGCGCCCAACGAGAACATCAG GTTGGCCGCACGCATCATGTGGCGGGTGGAGAGAGAGGGCAGCGGGCTCACCGAGGGCTGCTTGGTGTCGGTGGACGACCTGCAGAACCACGTGGAACACTTtggggaggaggagcagaaggagcTGCGGGTGGACGTGGACACGTTCCTGCAGTACTGGCCACCCCAGAGCCAAACTTTCAGCATGCAGTACATCTCCCACATCTTCGGAGTG ATCAACTGCAACGGGTTCACTCTCAGTGATCAGAGAGGCCTGCAGGCTGTGGGCGTGGGCATCTTCCCCAACCTGGGCCTGGTCAACCACGACTGCTGGCCCAACTGCACTGTCATATTCAACAACGGCAG GATTGAGCTGCGGGCCCTGGGCAAGATCTCGGAGGGAGAGGAGCTGACGGTGTCCTACATCGACTTCCTCAGTGTCAGCGAGGAGCGCAGGCAGCAGCTGAAGCAGCAGTACTACTTCGACTGCACCTGTGAGCACTGCCAGAAAGGGCTGAAGGACGACCTCTTCCTGGGAGTGAAGGAAGACCCCAAG CCCTCTCAGGAAGCTGTGAAGGAGATGATACAATTCTCCAAGGACACATTGGAAAAAATACACAAGGCTCGCTCCGAGGGTCTGTACCATGAG GTGGTGAGGCTGTGCCGAGAGGCTCTGCAGAAGCAGGAGCCAGTGTTCGCTGATACCAACCTCTACACGCTGCGGCTGCTGAGTGTCGTCTCTGAGGTCCTCTCCTACCTCCAGGCCTTCGACGAGGCCTCCCACTACGCCAGGCGGATGGTGGACGGCTACAT GAAGCTCTACCACCCCAATAATGCCCAACTGGGCATGGCCGTGATGCGGGCAGGCCTGACCAACTGGCACGCTGGTCACATCGAGGTGGGGCATGGGATGATCTGCAAAGCCTACGCCATCCTTCTGGTGACTCATGGGCCCTCCCACCCCATCACCAAGGACCTGGAG GCCATGCGGGTGCAGACGGAGATGGAGCTGCGCATGTTCCGCCAGAACGAGTTCATGTACCACAAGATGCGAGAAGCAGCTCTGAACAACCAGCCCATGCAGGTCATGGCCGAGCCCAGCGCGGAGCCAGCCCCGGCTCTGTTCCACAAGAAGGCCTGA